A single region of the Alteriqipengyuania flavescens genome encodes:
- a CDS encoding aspartate-semialdehyde dehydrogenase, with protein sequence MGYKVAIVGATGNVGREMMQVLAEREFPCEEIAAVASSRSQGTEVEFGDTGRMLKCRNIEHFDFTGWDIALFAAGSGATKEYAPKAAAAGCVVIDNSSLYRMDPDVPLIVPEVNPEAIDGYKKKNIIANPNCSTAQLVVALKPLHDAATIKRVVVSTYQSVSGAGKAGMDELFEQSRAIFVGDPVEPRTFTKQIAFNVIPHIDVFMDDGSTKEEWKMVVETKKILDPKIKLNATCVRVPVFVGHSEAVNIEFENEISAKQAQDILRESPGIMLVDKREDEGYVTPVESAGDGATYISRVREDPTVDNGITLWCVSDNLRKGAALNAVQIAELLGRTHLKKG encoded by the coding sequence ATGGGTTACAAGGTGGCAATCGTCGGCGCGACGGGCAACGTCGGGCGCGAGATGATGCAGGTGCTGGCGGAACGCGAGTTTCCCTGTGAAGAGATTGCCGCGGTCGCATCGTCCCGCAGCCAGGGCACCGAGGTAGAGTTCGGTGACACCGGCCGGATGCTGAAATGCAGGAATATCGAGCATTTCGATTTTACCGGATGGGACATCGCCCTGTTTGCCGCAGGCAGCGGGGCGACGAAGGAATACGCGCCCAAGGCCGCCGCTGCGGGCTGCGTGGTGATCGACAATTCCTCGCTTTACCGGATGGACCCGGACGTCCCGCTGATCGTGCCCGAAGTGAATCCGGAGGCGATCGACGGCTACAAGAAGAAGAATATCATCGCCAACCCTAACTGCTCGACCGCGCAGCTTGTGGTGGCGCTGAAGCCGCTGCATGATGCCGCAACGATCAAGCGAGTGGTGGTCTCGACCTACCAGTCCGTCTCCGGTGCGGGGAAGGCCGGGATGGACGAACTGTTCGAACAGAGCCGCGCGATCTTCGTCGGCGATCCGGTGGAACCGCGCACTTTTACCAAGCAGATCGCCTTCAACGTGATCCCACATATCGACGTGTTCATGGACGATGGTTCCACCAAGGAAGAGTGGAAGATGGTGGTCGAGACCAAGAAGATACTCGACCCCAAGATCAAGCTGAACGCCACCTGCGTGCGCGTGCCCGTGTTCGTCGGCCATTCCGAAGCCGTGAACATCGAGTTCGAAAACGAGATCAGCGCCAAGCAAGCGCAGGACATCCTGCGCGAATCGCCGGGCATCATGCTGGTCGATAAGCGCGAGGACGAAGGCTACGTCACCCCGGTCGAAAGCGCGGGCGACGGCGCGACCTACATCAGCCGCGTGCGCGAGGATCCGACGGTCGACAACGGCATCACCCTGTGGTGCGTCAGCGACAACCTGCGCAAGGGAGCCGCGCTCAACGCGGTCCAGATCGCCGAATTGCTCGGCCGCACGCACCTGAAGAAGGGTTGA